One Halobacteriovorax sp. GB3 genomic window carries:
- a CDS encoding aminoglycoside phosphotransferase family protein has product MKLEQSERLFVEELFEQSVKKKGDLGELKDVIRLTGDASTRRYYRIETSKKSYVICIDGPSDKDCDFDQMQCLLEEHGVRVPMIHDKRNEFGYLLEEDLGDVTLLSKLAGIDKEEEFVLYKKAIEELVKIHSIDIELNAPFRERYFDFDKLNQETNMTHNYFVLQYLKNTNEQDQVTVKEEFEKINSYLEQGKQVVCHRDYHSRNLMLKGNEMIVIDFQDARIGLPQYDLVSLLEDCYYKINEDNKAKLIRLYIDRMNFSEDDLEEFYRAYDYSALQRIYKAIGSFCYINFERKDSRYLKYVGYSFEGMKTILQRRPELNDLYISLSKIYYES; this is encoded by the coding sequence ATGAAATTAGAGCAATCTGAAAGGTTATTTGTCGAAGAGCTCTTTGAGCAGTCAGTGAAAAAGAAGGGCGATCTTGGTGAACTGAAGGATGTTATTCGTCTTACTGGTGATGCGTCGACAAGACGTTATTATCGAATTGAAACATCGAAAAAGTCATATGTGATCTGTATCGATGGCCCAAGTGATAAAGACTGTGACTTCGATCAAATGCAATGTCTCTTAGAAGAGCATGGCGTTCGAGTTCCGATGATTCATGATAAAAGAAATGAATTTGGATATCTATTAGAAGAAGACCTAGGTGATGTAACCTTATTGTCAAAGCTCGCTGGGATCGACAAGGAAGAAGAATTTGTACTTTATAAGAAAGCGATCGAAGAACTAGTTAAGATTCATTCTATCGATATTGAACTAAACGCTCCTTTTCGCGAAAGGTATTTCGACTTTGATAAACTAAATCAAGAAACAAATATGACTCATAATTATTTTGTTCTGCAATATTTAAAAAATACGAACGAACAAGATCAAGTTACGGTTAAAGAAGAGTTTGAAAAAATAAACTCATATTTAGAGCAAGGAAAGCAAGTCGTCTGCCATCGAGATTATCATAGCCGAAATTTAATGCTCAAAGGCAATGAAATGATCGTTATTGACTTTCAAGACGCACGAATTGGATTGCCACAATATGATTTAGTCTCCTTATTAGAAGACTGTTACTACAAGATTAATGAAGATAATAAAGCGAAATTAATTCGCTTATACATCGATAGAATGAATTTTTCTGAAGATGACTTAGAAGAGTTTTATAGGGCCTATGATTATTCTGCGCTCCAGAGAATTTACAAAGCAATTGGTAGTTTCTGTTATATTAACTTTGAAAGAAAAGATAGTCGATATTTAAAATATGTCGGCTATAGCTTCGAAGGAATGAAAACAATATTACAACGAAGACCTGAGCTTAATGATCTCTATATAAGTTTATCTAAAATATATTATGAAAGTTAA
- a CDS encoding CHASE2 and HATPase_c domain-containing protein produces MRKFSFKDLDFSKLYPFIFTVILVAILFQYSFSNLESVFYDLRVKYDFGISFRDNIVIVTLDEESDNFLGESYPYTYATHNRVLKRVLDEKPLVINYLVQLDEPDSARSEANLNKLKATIKDFVKTGGAFRFGTSLDAWGEQLPPEPLKDLGFSLALINVDNASFARDDVSRKAILNHSGEDTLHLWTANAYRRRIGRLPLKLNDITGAYYVVESDATFVNFRYYTSTVEDTGRIKRIPFHRVVVGNFPKGLFKNKIVLFGPSYISNASDFVMTPYDREKYSSSKMSVHGAIMQSLIQNKTIFQLPRAISYFISLILGLVLAYVINRIKPTRGLVFTVSTIVIVILISYLAFCLFGVWIYLSHILLTIFVVYYIWVPFRAIGEYQRRYAIQEETKLLKKVENLKQNFISLMSHDLKTPVAKIAGIADVAMHKFGRSEPEVKHEFQRIIEATKELNKFITSILDLTKIESRNISLNKTSKDINTIIDSVIDNLKFEAGQKNVKIDKELSPLYPIQVDVILINRVISNLIENAIKYSGENTSVHVRSWDDEQWVYLEIKDDGVGIPLEDLENIFEKFYRVKNDQSHVIKGSGLGLYLVKYFVELHGGTIEASSKLGEGTTFTIKLINE; encoded by the coding sequence ATGAGAAAATTTAGTTTTAAAGATTTAGACTTCTCAAAATTATATCCTTTTATATTTACGGTCATTCTCGTGGCCATTCTTTTTCAGTACTCTTTTTCTAACTTAGAATCAGTATTTTATGATCTTCGCGTTAAATACGACTTTGGTATAAGCTTTCGCGATAATATCGTCATCGTTACGCTAGATGAGGAAAGTGATAACTTTCTTGGTGAATCTTATCCTTATACATATGCGACTCACAACAGAGTTTTAAAAAGAGTTTTAGATGAAAAGCCACTAGTAATTAATTATCTTGTTCAATTAGATGAGCCAGATTCAGCAAGATCAGAAGCGAATTTAAATAAATTGAAAGCAACGATAAAAGATTTTGTTAAAACAGGTGGTGCCTTTCGGTTTGGTACAAGCTTGGATGCGTGGGGTGAGCAATTACCTCCTGAGCCTTTAAAGGATCTCGGTTTTTCCTTGGCCCTAATCAATGTTGATAATGCTTCATTTGCAAGAGATGACGTTTCTAGAAAAGCGATCCTTAATCATTCAGGTGAAGATACACTTCACTTATGGACGGCTAATGCTTACAGAAGAAGGATTGGACGCTTACCGCTGAAACTAAATGACATAACAGGCGCTTATTATGTCGTTGAAAGCGATGCTACATTCGTTAATTTTAGATATTATACATCGACAGTAGAAGACACTGGTAGAATTAAGAGAATTCCATTTCATAGAGTTGTTGTTGGAAACTTCCCTAAGGGATTGTTTAAAAATAAGATCGTTCTCTTTGGGCCAAGTTATATTTCGAATGCCTCTGATTTTGTTATGACCCCTTATGATCGAGAGAAGTACTCATCTTCAAAAATGAGTGTTCATGGCGCAATTATGCAGTCCCTGATTCAAAATAAAACAATTTTTCAATTACCACGTGCCATTTCTTATTTCATTTCACTCATTCTAGGTCTTGTTCTTGCTTATGTGATCAATCGAATTAAGCCAACTCGTGGACTAGTATTTACTGTATCTACAATAGTCATAGTTATATTGATTTCATATTTAGCCTTCTGTTTGTTTGGAGTCTGGATATACTTGTCACACATTCTCTTAACTATATTCGTTGTCTATTACATATGGGTACCTTTCAGAGCGATTGGAGAATACCAACGTCGATACGCAATTCAGGAAGAAACAAAACTTCTTAAGAAAGTTGAGAATCTAAAGCAGAATTTTATTTCGTTGATGAGTCACGATTTAAAAACACCTGTCGCAAAGATTGCTGGTATCGCAGATGTGGCCATGCATAAGTTTGGTCGTTCAGAGCCTGAAGTGAAACATGAATTTCAAAGAATTATTGAAGCGACAAAAGAATTAAATAAATTTATCACCTCGATTTTAGATTTAACAAAGATCGAATCGCGAAATATTAGTTTGAATAAGACGTCGAAAGATATCAATACAATCATTGATTCAGTCATTGATAACTTAAAATTTGAAGCTGGCCAGAAAAATGTAAAAATAGATAAAGAACTGAGTCCGCTTTATCCAATTCAGGTAGACGTTATATTAATTAACAGAGTTATTTCTAATCTAATTGAAAATGCGATAAAATATTCAGGAGAAAACACTTCTGTTCATGTTCGAAGTTGGGATGATGAACAATGGGTTTATCTTGAAATCAAAGATGATGGAGTAGGTATTCCGCTAGAAGATCTAGAAAATATCTTTGAAAAGTTTTATCGAGTGAAAAATGACCAAAGTCACGTCATTAAGGGAAGTGGTCTTGGTTTATATTTAGTTAAATATTTCGTTGAGTTACATGGAGGGACAATTGAAGCTTCCTCTAAACTTGGTGAAGGGACAACTTTTACGATAAAGCTCATTAATGAATAG
- the lspA gene encoding signal peptidase II — translation MDRIWKMTLMMVGIILVDQFTKGYIQHEYTLGEIRPVIDGLFNLTYVQNKGAAFGFGANHSDLFRIIMFLVLPTGACFWLMYLIWQTRHTALLLCTSYSMILAGAIGNLIDRFSLRFVVDMFDFYYGTWHFAAFNVADSAITVGAIFLIYDFLFLEKKRIEKQELKKTS, via the coding sequence ATGGATAGAATTTGGAAAATGACATTGATGATGGTTGGAATCATCTTGGTAGATCAATTTACTAAAGGCTATATTCAGCACGAATATACACTTGGAGAAATTAGACCCGTGATAGATGGTCTTTTCAATCTTACTTATGTTCAAAATAAAGGTGCTGCCTTTGGTTTTGGAGCAAACCATTCTGACTTATTTAGAATCATCATGTTCCTAGTCTTACCGACTGGAGCTTGTTTTTGGCTCATGTATTTAATCTGGCAAACAAGGCATACAGCGCTTTTACTTTGTACATCGTATTCAATGATTTTAGCTGGAGCGATCGGGAATCTCATCGATCGATTTAGTTTGCGATTTGTCGTTGATATGTTTGATTTTTACTATGGCACATGGCACTTTGCTGCTTTTAATGTGGCAGATAGTGCGATTACAGTAGGTGCTATTTTTCTAATTTATGATTTTTTATTTTTAGAGAAAAAGAGAATTGAAAAACAGGAATTAAAAAAGACCTCTTAA
- a CDS encoding NTP transferase domain-containing protein: MKVKSALILSAGFGTRMGKIGKSLPKPLWPFNGTTLLAEQIQFVRSLGIEDIYVNVHHQAEDVISYVERFFPSVHILHEKEILGSGGAIHNVAHKLSYCGSLLTINSDVLISMNHDEWKEFFLPLMGCSRLLALPVKEIGYNEFILNKSLLSKIEKSTKENYYTYAGVGIIDLEKIDETPGESSFFQTVADFKNKEVEVYRPKTLSYTDYGTLDLYLANIGKIKISSEIGFLKILKKNGKTKLEYLNYGSKTITQDEINPLPE, translated from the coding sequence ATGAAAGTTAAATCAGCTCTTATCTTATCAGCAGGATTTGGAACAAGAATGGGGAAGATTGGAAAATCTCTGCCTAAACCTTTATGGCCATTCAATGGAACAACTCTGTTAGCTGAGCAAATTCAATTTGTAAGATCACTTGGAATAGAAGACATTTATGTCAATGTCCACCATCAAGCAGAAGATGTTATTAGTTACGTTGAACGATTTTTTCCTTCTGTTCACATTCTTCATGAAAAGGAAATTCTAGGATCTGGGGGAGCGATACATAACGTCGCCCATAAACTGTCTTATTGTGGTAGCTTACTTACGATAAATAGTGATGTACTCATTAGTATGAATCACGACGAATGGAAAGAGTTCTTCTTACCATTAATGGGATGCTCTCGTTTACTGGCCTTACCTGTGAAAGAAATAGGATATAATGAATTCATATTGAATAAGTCTCTGTTGTCTAAAATCGAAAAGTCGACGAAAGAAAATTATTATACCTATGCAGGTGTAGGAATCATTGACTTAGAGAAGATTGATGAGACTCCTGGAGAAAGTTCATTTTTTCAAACGGTGGCAGACTTTAAAAATAAAGAAGTAGAAGTCTATCGTCCTAAAACTTTGTCCTACACTGATTATGGAACGCTGGATCTCTATCTTGCAAATATTGGAAAGATAAAAATCTCTAGTGAAATAGGATTTTTAAAAATCTTAAAAAAAAATGGAAAGACGAAACTCGAATACTTGAATTATGGATCAAAAACAATAACTCAAGATGAGATTAACCCTCTTCCTGAATAA
- a CDS encoding TIM barrel protein, with the protein MQIERLLFGTAGVPNSTSKKNNPIDGVRRIHELGLDCMQLEFAHGVRMKEEVSSGLRKVSYELGVPLTSHGPYYINLNAREQDKIDSSVERIIQTAKISDLCGAESMTFHAAFYMKDSPYDVFDLVEKSMNVIEERLSRLDIEIELRPELTGKTSQFGSLEELISLTKNVSSCRPCMDFSHLYARTGEYNTEEEFRLVLDKLKEELTPEALENMHIHISGISSNSKGDLKHLNLEQSDFNWRGLFKVLKEYDCRGYVICNSPNLEDDALMIKDYYMSL; encoded by the coding sequence ATGCAAATAGAACGTCTACTATTTGGTACTGCGGGAGTTCCTAACTCAACTTCCAAAAAAAATAATCCAATTGATGGTGTTAGAAGAATCCATGAATTAGGATTAGACTGCATGCAATTAGAATTCGCGCATGGCGTGCGAATGAAAGAAGAAGTTTCCTCTGGTTTACGTAAAGTTTCATATGAATTAGGTGTTCCACTTACTTCACACGGTCCTTATTACATTAACCTAAATGCTAGAGAGCAAGATAAAATCGATTCATCTGTAGAAAGAATTATTCAGACAGCTAAGATTTCTGATCTTTGCGGTGCTGAATCTATGACTTTTCACGCGGCTTTCTATATGAAAGATTCGCCATATGACGTATTTGATCTCGTTGAAAAAAGTATGAACGTTATCGAAGAAAGACTTAGTCGTCTTGATATCGAAATCGAACTACGTCCAGAACTTACAGGTAAGACATCTCAATTTGGATCTCTTGAAGAACTAATCTCTTTAACAAAGAATGTTTCCTCATGTCGTCCTTGTATGGATTTTTCTCACCTTTACGCAAGAACTGGTGAGTACAATACTGAAGAAGAGTTCAGACTTGTACTTGATAAATTGAAAGAAGAACTCACTCCAGAAGCTCTCGAAAATATGCACATCCATATTTCAGGAATTAGCTCAAACTCTAAAGGTGATCTAAAGCATCTTAACCTTGAGCAATCTGACTTCAACTGGAGAGGACTTTTTAAAGTTCTTAAAGAGTACGATTGTAGAGGATATGTTATCTGTAACAGCCCTAACCTCGAAGACGATGCTCTCATGATTAAAGACTATTACATGTCACTATAA
- a CDS encoding 4Fe-4S binding protein — protein sequence MLPKLQINNRCIQCDNCNVVCPENAIIVNDNVYTIDNWSCTLCDLCVEACPVDCIKLIQEEG from the coding sequence ATGCTACCTAAATTACAAATCAACAATAGATGTATTCAATGTGACAATTGCAATGTGGTCTGCCCAGAAAACGCGATCATTGTGAACGATAACGTTTACACGATTGATAATTGGAGTTGTACTCTCTGTGACTTGTGCGTTGAAGCATGTCCTGTTGATTGTATTAAACTTATTCAGGAAGAGGGTTAA
- a CDS encoding indolepyruvate ferredoxin oxidoreductase subunit alpha, giving the protein MSEERKVLVENPYHTARLKPVRKGKKPPKLLAVVHQSGCTGCEVCIQGCPVDSIELVPGPDANNPAFRQTVEIDLARCIGCQNCSQDCPWETITMYEHNDAFIAWGNETLKTELYVSEEALEEVNESYGISLEPEQTEEGQAESKTAEA; this is encoded by the coding sequence ATGAGCGAAGAAAGAAAAGTATTAGTTGAGAACCCTTATCATACAGCAAGGCTTAAGCCGGTAAGAAAAGGGAAAAAACCACCGAAATTACTAGCAGTTGTTCACCAATCTGGATGTACTGGTTGTGAAGTATGTATCCAAGGTTGTCCAGTAGACTCTATTGAGCTCGTACCTGGACCTGATGCAAATAATCCAGCCTTTCGTCAAACGGTAGAAATCGACCTCGCGCGTTGTATCGGTTGCCAAAACTGTTCTCAAGATTGCCCTTGGGAAACGATCACAATGTACGAGCACAATGATGCTTTCATAGCCTGGGGAAATGAAACTTTGAAGACAGAACTTTACGTTAGTGAAGAAGCTCTTGAAGAAGTAAACGAGTCCTACGGAATTAGTCTCGAGCCAGAGCAAACAGAAGAAGGTCAAGCAGAATCAAAAACTGCTGAAGCATAA
- a CDS encoding LysM peptidoglycan-binding domain-containing protein — MKLKNILLVLSVFSLVACSSNSEKKEVAETNVETLEDQLLEEDADFIVDADDSALLEEAKTDQPLMAEQEKVEETNPIMAEATMAPSIMEQAEYTVQKGDTLMLIAFKVWGDYEKWRELSQANGGIQEKNLKPGTVLRYAPNGFAWNPQGLPHLIKTGETLGTISVDKYGTDRKWRDIWDNNKPMIKDPNLIFAGFTLYYIPSDNRDLASEPEAL; from the coding sequence ATGAAATTAAAGAATATACTACTCGTTTTATCAGTTTTTTCACTGGTAGCTTGTTCGTCTAACAGCGAAAAGAAAGAAGTCGCTGAGACGAATGTTGAAACATTAGAAGATCAATTACTTGAAGAAGATGCGGACTTTATAGTTGATGCAGATGATTCAGCCCTTTTAGAAGAGGCAAAGACTGACCAACCGCTAATGGCAGAACAAGAAAAAGTAGAAGAAACGAATCCAATCATGGCAGAAGCAACTATGGCGCCATCGATTATGGAGCAAGCAGAATATACAGTTCAAAAAGGTGACACTTTAATGTTAATTGCTTTCAAAGTTTGGGGTGATTATGAGAAGTGGAGAGAGCTATCTCAAGCTAACGGTGGAATTCAAGAGAAGAATTTAAAGCCAGGAACTGTTCTTAGATATGCACCAAATGGTTTTGCTTGGAATCCACAAGGACTACCTCACTTAATTAAGACAGGTGAGACTCTTGGAACTATTTCTGTTGATAAATATGGAACAGATAGAAAGTGGAGAGATATCTGGGACAATAATAAGCCAATGATTAAAGATCCAAATTTGATTTTTGCTGGTTTCACGCTGTATTATATCCCTAGCGATAATAGAGATTTGGCATCAGAGCCTGAAGCACTATAA
- the folK gene encoding 2-amino-4-hydroxy-6-hydroxymethyldihydropteridine diphosphokinase, producing MSLVLALGTNLADRENNLIEALKLIHLSYPIIALSKVYESEAVDYCDQPDFYNMVIECELPRNRKPEDIMAHLLKIEKSLGRTRDIDKGPRLIDIDILFYGLDKINTEVLTTPHPRLFERSFVVLPLKELPYFQVLKKHFSFPKKFDNCAQPKFDIKLA from the coding sequence ATGTCATTAGTTTTAGCACTGGGAACAAATTTAGCTGACCGCGAAAATAATCTCATTGAAGCACTTAAGCTTATCCATCTTTCGTATCCTATCATTGCTCTTAGCAAAGTATATGAATCTGAAGCAGTAGATTATTGTGATCAACCTGATTTTTATAATATGGTTATAGAGTGTGAACTTCCACGCAATAGAAAGCCAGAAGATATTATGGCGCACTTACTAAAGATCGAAAAATCTCTAGGACGAACTCGTGATATTGATAAAGGGCCTAGACTCATTGATATCGATATTCTCTTCTACGGTTTAGACAAAATTAATACAGAGGTACTAACAACTCCTCACCCAAGACTCTTTGAAAGAAGTTTTGTTGTTTTACCTTTAAAAGAACTTCCATATTTTCAAGTACTCAAAAAGCATTTCTCGTTTCCTAAGAAGTTTGACAACTGTGCTCAACCAAAGTTCGATATTAAACTTGCCTAG
- a CDS encoding sigma-54-dependent transcriptional regulator, which translates to MYRVLVVDDDKVLQDNVKQALEIHHFNVDVANNGKEAVSAVYKEKYDLVVMDVNMPEMDGIEALAEIKKYDPTIIVLILTAYSNVSDAVKAVKEGAFNYLEKPISSENLVALIKRALKARSLVETSMFSAPTLSLGDGNDKFVGESDVMKKVFNVISKLAQVNTPVLIRGESGTGKELVAKAIHYNGPRKDDKFVTINLAAIPDSLIESELFGHEKGAFTGATERKIGKFQYADGGTIFLDEIGDISGTMQVKLLRVLQEKSFTPVGSNRDIKCDVRVIAASHKPFEKMIKEGDFREDLFYRLNVLPVYLPPLRERKDDINFLVDYYVKYFNNLHNLTISEVAPDAIELLKNYSWPGNIRELRNVIEHAFIIESTDILTASSLPETVRTNNNSLSKVPAPAPEDRDDESIIDFVGIKESVLDKEIKEEESNDYKFTFATVNDNNEVKMDFQVAKELFEKQFIIEALKVNNGKINQTALKANIPKKTLLRKIEKYEINPKEYY; encoded by the coding sequence ATGTATAGAGTACTTGTAGTTGATGATGACAAAGTCTTGCAGGACAATGTTAAACAAGCACTAGAAATTCACCATTTTAATGTTGATGTTGCTAATAATGGAAAAGAAGCAGTTAGTGCTGTCTATAAAGAGAAGTATGATCTCGTCGTCATGGACGTTAACATGCCTGAGATGGATGGAATTGAAGCTCTCGCTGAAATAAAAAAATATGATCCAACAATCATTGTTCTAATTCTCACAGCATATTCAAACGTTTCTGATGCCGTTAAAGCAGTTAAAGAGGGGGCGTTCAATTATTTAGAAAAGCCAATTTCTAGTGAGAACTTAGTTGCTCTTATCAAAAGGGCTCTTAAGGCCCGTTCACTCGTTGAAACATCAATGTTCTCGGCTCCAACACTTTCTCTTGGTGATGGTAACGATAAATTTGTTGGTGAATCGGATGTCATGAAAAAGGTTTTCAATGTCATCAGTAAGCTCGCTCAAGTTAACACACCTGTATTGATTCGTGGTGAATCAGGAACTGGTAAAGAGCTTGTTGCAAAGGCCATTCACTATAACGGACCTAGAAAAGATGATAAGTTTGTAACGATTAACCTCGCTGCTATTCCTGATAGTCTTATTGAGTCTGAACTTTTTGGACACGAAAAAGGTGCTTTTACAGGAGCTACAGAAAGAAAAATTGGTAAGTTTCAATATGCCGATGGTGGAACAATCTTTCTCGATGAGATTGGAGATATTTCTGGAACGATGCAGGTTAAACTTCTTCGTGTTCTTCAAGAAAAGAGTTTTACACCTGTTGGATCAAATAGAGATATCAAGTGTGATGTTCGTGTCATCGCGGCTTCACATAAGCCATTTGAGAAAATGATTAAAGAGGGAGATTTTAGAGAGGATTTATTTTATCGTCTCAATGTTCTACCTGTTTACTTACCGCCTTTAAGAGAGAGAAAGGATGACATTAACTTTCTAGTTGATTACTACGTAAAATATTTCAACAACCTTCATAACTTAACAATTTCAGAAGTTGCTCCAGATGCCATCGAATTGCTGAAGAATTATTCATGGCCAGGAAATATTAGAGAACTTAGAAATGTTATTGAGCATGCTTTTATTATAGAATCTACTGATATACTAACGGCGAGTTCTCTCCCTGAAACAGTGAGAACAAATAATAATTCATTAAGTAAAGTTCCGGCTCCAGCGCCAGAAGATAGAGATGATGAAAGTATTATTGATTTCGTTGGAATTAAAGAGTCTGTTCTAGACAAAGAAATTAAAGAAGAAGAAAGTAATGATTATAAATTTACTTTTGCTACTGTAAATGACAACAACGAAGTTAAAATGGACTTCCAGGTAGCGAAGGAATTATTTGAAAAACAATTTATAATAGAAGCTTTAAAAGTAAATAATGGAAAGATTAATCAGACGGCACTTAAGGCCAATATTCCTAAGAAGACACTTCTTAGAAAAATTGAGAAGTACGAGATTAATCCAAAAGAATATTACTAG